One genomic segment of bacterium includes these proteins:
- a CDS encoding DnaJ domain-containing protein translates to MRANARSASAISTSPEKRYYQILGLSPGASPEEVKEAFRKLAKHYHPDLAQTPEERTQREEQFKKINEAYEYLKRRPISESERSFPQDEPLLEMIFIICLGSRLSDVVYIRRMSVRILSEIWLIPELERKMNSRIQPWWSTYIYSVDCLISALSDKDKSVRKAALKSLKNLTGYNFGQNPSLWRVWYNQKLRV, encoded by the coding sequence ATGAGAGCAAACGCGCGCTCCGCTTCTGCAATATCTACTTCTCCAGAAAAGCGTTATTATCAGATTCTTGGTCTTAGCCCTGGAGCTTCTCCAGAGGAAGTTAAAGAAGCCTTTAGAAAATTGGCGAAACACTACCACCCTGACCTCGCCCAAACACCCGAGGAAAGAACACAGAGGGAGGAACAGTTTAAAAAAATAAACGAAGCTTATGAATATTTAAAAAGAAGGCCTATTAGCGAAAGCGAGAGAAGTTTTCCGCAGGATGAACCCCTTTTAGAAATGATATTTATTATATGTTTGGGTAGCCGACTATCCGATGTGGTCTATATCCGGCGAATGAGTGTTAGAATTCTTTCCGAAATTTGGTTAATCCCCGAACTTGAAAGGAAAATGAACTCAAGGATTCAACCCTGGTGGTCTACTTATATTTATTCAGTAGATTGTCTAATATCGGCTTTAAGCGATAAGGATAAAAGTGTCAGGAAAGCGGCACTAAAGTCGCTAAAGAATTTGACAGGCTATAATTTCGGACAAAATCCATCACTTTGGAGAGTTTGGTACAACCAAAAATTAAGAGTTTAA
- a CDS encoding uroporphyrinogen decarboxylase family protein, which produces METLLKSKRPPVIPLLGAPGVQLSRTTLRENLSNPEVQFKTLALLFERFQPDGMFPMMDLTVEAEALGLKIEFPENANPSVREHPVRDKESFEALKRKSQPMSGRMPVFVEVVRKMKQNFPILVGGYVIGPFTLAGELAGVENFLEMLIIDPSFAKEILSFATDFVTRYAEELFSAGADVVAILDPTSVTLSPKYFNEFSAPYVREMVERLGKPLILHICGNTNHLLEAMVETGAVGLSLDSMVDLREAAERVPKNVVLIGNLDPVNVFLRATPEIVERRTRELVERMMGVENFILSSGCDIPIEAPLENISAFMRAGREIA; this is translated from the coding sequence ATGGAGACGCTGTTGAAGAGTAAGAGACCGCCGGTTATCCCGCTTCTGGGAGCGCCCGGCGTCCAGCTCTCTCGCACTACTCTCAGGGAAAATCTCTCCAATCCGGAAGTCCAGTTCAAAACACTCGCCCTCCTCTTTGAGAGATTTCAGCCCGATGGCATGTTCCCTATGATGGACCTCACTGTGGAAGCGGAAGCACTCGGCTTGAAAATTGAATTCCCGGAAAATGCCAATCCCTCCGTGAGAGAACATCCTGTCAGAGATAAGGAATCGTTTGAAGCCCTCAAGAGAAAGTCCCAGCCGATGAGCGGACGAATGCCCGTCTTCGTTGAAGTCGTGAGAAAGATGAAGCAAAATTTCCCCATCTTGGTCGGTGGATATGTCATCGGTCCCTTCACGCTCGCTGGGGAGCTCGCCGGCGTTGAGAATTTCCTTGAAATGCTCATCATAGACCCTAGCTTCGCTAAGGAAATCCTCTCCTTCGCAACTGATTTCGTCACTCGCTACGCTGAGGAGCTCTTCTCCGCTGGGGCGGATGTCGTGGCAATTTTAGACCCAACCTCTGTTACTTTGTCTCCTAAGTACTTCAATGAATTCTCCGCTCCCTATGTGAGGGAGATGGTGGAGAGGTTGGGGAAACCGCTTATCCTGCATATTTGCGGGAACACGAATCATCTCTTGGAGGCTATGGTTGAGACTGGGGCGGTGGGGTTGAGTTTGGATAGTATGGTGGATTTAAGGGAGGCGGCGGAGAGGGTGCCGAAGAATGTCGTTTTGATTGGGAATTTGGACCCCGTCAATGTTTTCCTCAGGGCTACACCGGAGATTGTTGAGAGAAGGACGAGGGAGTTGGTGGAACGGATGATGGGGGTGGAGAATTTCATCTTGAGTTCGGGATGCGATATTCCGATAGAAGCTCCGCTGGAGAATATCTCCGCCTTTATGAGGGCGGGTAGGGAAATAGCGTGA
- the lepA gene encoding elongation factor 4 produces the protein MLERIRNFSIIAHIDHGKSTLADRILELTGVIPPGTRVEQFLDDMELEKEHGVTIKLTPVRIHYKGYILNLIDTPGHVDFSYEVSRSLAACEGALLVVDATQGVEAQTVAHTNVALNHNLVIIPVLNKMDLAQADPERVKGEIEEMLAIDTSDAILCSAKEGWGVEEVLNAIIERIPPPKGDPSAPLRALIFDSHFDPYLGVIVYVRLFDGKLRKGMKIKMMGREEDEVFEVMQVGVFTPRMKEVEELSAGEVGYFAAGIRNVRCAQTGDTVTEAERPAKEPVPGFRPAKPMVFCGIYPGEGTDYDDLRDALEKLRLNDAALTFEEESSPALGMGFHCGFLGLFHMQIIQERLEREFNLDIVATAPSVKYRVRTTKGEILEIDNPAKFPPPQVIEAIEEPFVETTIIVPADYIGGVMELCQDRRGELLEMDYPLPNRVVLRYHMPLSEVIFDFFDQLKSRSRGFASLDYELKGYKEEDLVKVDILLNGVPVDALSFIAHREKAYRKARLLVDKLRETIPRQLFEVRIQAAIGSRVIASQSIKPLRKDVLAKCYGGDVTRKKKLLEKQKEGKKRLKKIGRVEVPQEAFLSILRIGAEKPER, from the coding sequence ATGCTTGAGAGAATCAGAAATTTCTCTATTATTGCCCATATTGACCACGGCAAATCCACCCTCGCCGATAGAATCCTTGAGCTCACAGGCGTCATACCGCCCGGCACAAGGGTGGAGCAGTTCCTTGATGATATGGAACTGGAAAAAGAACACGGCGTCACTATCAAACTCACTCCCGTCCGCATCCACTATAAAGGCTACATCCTCAACCTAATTGACACCCCCGGACATGTTGATTTCTCCTACGAAGTTTCAAGGAGCCTCGCCGCCTGCGAGGGCGCCCTCCTCGTTGTTGACGCCACTCAGGGAGTGGAGGCGCAGACCGTAGCCCACACAAATGTCGCCCTCAACCACAACCTCGTGATTATCCCTGTCCTCAATAAGATGGATTTGGCTCAAGCCGACCCCGAAAGAGTTAAGGGAGAAATAGAGGAAATGCTCGCCATTGATACCTCCGACGCCATCCTCTGCTCCGCTAAGGAGGGATGGGGTGTTGAGGAAGTCCTGAACGCCATAATAGAGAGGATCCCTCCTCCCAAAGGCGACCCATCCGCTCCCCTCCGCGCCCTCATATTTGATTCCCACTTCGACCCCTACTTGGGAGTCATCGTCTATGTCCGCCTATTTGATGGGAAATTGAGAAAGGGAATGAAGATAAAGATGATGGGAAGAGAGGAAGACGAGGTCTTTGAGGTGATGCAGGTTGGCGTCTTCACGCCCCGAATGAAGGAAGTTGAAGAGCTCTCAGCTGGAGAGGTGGGCTATTTCGCCGCGGGTATAAGGAATGTCCGCTGCGCCCAAACAGGCGATACGGTCACGGAGGCTGAGCGTCCCGCTAAGGAGCCCGTTCCCGGCTTCCGTCCCGCCAAGCCAATGGTCTTCTGCGGAATCTATCCCGGCGAGGGAACGGATTACGACGATTTGCGAGACGCTCTGGAAAAGCTGAGGCTCAACGACGCTGCCCTCACCTTTGAGGAAGAAAGCTCCCCCGCCTTGGGAATGGGTTTCCACTGCGGATTTTTGGGTCTCTTCCATATGCAGATAATACAGGAGCGGCTCGAGCGGGAGTTCAATTTGGATATAGTCGCCACCGCTCCCTCCGTGAAATACAGGGTGAGAACCACTAAGGGCGAGATTTTGGAGATAGATAATCCCGCCAAATTCCCTCCACCCCAAGTGATAGAAGCTATAGAGGAGCCCTTCGTTGAGACGACGATAATCGTTCCCGCCGATTACATCGGCGGTGTTATGGAGCTCTGTCAGGATAGGAGAGGCGAGCTCTTGGAGATGGATTATCCCCTACCCAATAGAGTCGTCCTTCGCTACCATATGCCTCTAAGCGAAGTGATATTTGATTTCTTTGACCAGCTGAAATCCCGCTCAAGGGGGTTCGCCTCGCTGGATTACGAACTCAAGGGATACAAAGAAGAGGATTTGGTGAAGGTGGATATTCTCCTTAACGGCGTTCCCGTTGACGCCTTGTCGTTTATCGCCCATAGGGAGAAGGCTTATAGGAAGGCAAGGCTTTTAGTTGATAAGTTGAGGGAGACGATACCGCGCCAGCTTTTTGAGGTAAGGATACAGGCGGCGATAGGTTCAAGAGTTATAGCCTCTCAGAGCATAAAACCGCTGAGGAAGGATGTCTTGGCGAAGTGTTATGGAGGGGATGTCACGAGGAAGAAGAAACTCTTGGAGAAGCAGAAGGAGGGGAAGAAGAGATTGAAGAAGATAGGGAGGGTAGAGGTTCCCCAAGAAGCCTTTCTCTCCATCCTACGAATAGGCGCGGAAAAACCCGAGAGATAA
- the hemW gene encoding radical SAM family heme chaperone HemW produces MSEGAIAVYIHIPFCIRKCFYCDFYSLKYEEGRVRAFALALLKEIQSYKNIKAKTLYLGGGTPTTLPIHLLKEIISSAKENFSLSPDAEISVEANPETIDEEKLKALRELGVNRISIGVQSFDDDLLRFLGRVHNADKARKALEKAREAGFENINIDLLFAIPGQTLQNWKETLEEALFFKPTHISCYSLTIEEGTKLFKDLKRGKISSVEDEISAKMFELGDEILTSNGYIHYEISNYSLPGFECQHNLSYWRDEPYLGLGPSAVSFLPPYRLRNHSLSGYLRGKKRILEEIVEEEEREKERIILGLRLKEGVEKERLKRGDKVEEMIREGFMEEENGRIRLTLKGMLVYNSIVADLL; encoded by the coding sequence ATGAGCGAAGGAGCTATTGCGGTTTATATTCATATTCCTTTTTGCATCAGAAAATGTTTTTATTGTGATTTCTATTCTCTCAAGTATGAAGAGGGGAGGGTGAGGGCATTCGCCCTCGCCCTCCTCAAAGAAATCCAATCCTACAAAAATATAAAAGCGAAAACCCTCTACTTAGGAGGAGGAACGCCTACCACTCTCCCAATCCACCTACTCAAAGAGATAATCTCATCTGCAAAAGAGAATTTCTCCCTCTCGCCGGACGCCGAAATCAGTGTTGAAGCTAACCCTGAAACTATTGATGAGGAAAAGCTCAAAGCCTTAAGGGAATTGGGGGTTAATAGGATAAGCATCGGAGTCCAGTCCTTTGATGATGACCTCCTCCGCTTCCTCGGACGAGTTCACAACGCTGATAAAGCGAGAAAGGCGCTTGAAAAGGCGCGTGAAGCGGGATTTGAAAACATAAACATAGACCTCCTTTTCGCCATCCCCGGACAAACCCTCCAGAACTGGAAAGAGACCCTTGAAGAGGCTCTTTTTTTCAAGCCAACCCATATTTCCTGCTATTCCCTCACCATTGAGGAGGGGACGAAGCTATTCAAAGATTTAAAGAGAGGGAAAATCTCGTCCGTGGAGGACGAGATTTCCGCTAAGATGTTTGAGCTTGGGGACGAAATTCTCACCTCCAATGGATATATTCATTACGAGATTTCAAATTATTCCCTTCCCGGCTTTGAGTGTCAGCACAATCTCTCCTATTGGCGGGATGAACCATATTTGGGGCTCGGTCCCTCAGCTGTTTCCTTTCTCCCTCCCTATAGGCTGAGAAATCACTCCTTGAGTGGATATCTAAGAGGGAAAAAGCGGATTTTGGAGGAGATAGTGGAGGAAGAGGAGCGGGAGAAGGAGAGGATAATTTTGGGTCTTCGCTTGAAGGAGGGGGTTGAGAAGGAGAGATTGAAGAGAGGGGATAAGGTTGAGGAGATGATTAGGGAGGGATTTATGGAGGAGGAAAATGGGAGAATTCGGTTAACGCTCAAGGGAATGTTGGTTTATAATAGCATAGTGGCTGATTTGCTTTGA
- a CDS encoding metallophosphoesterase, with protein sequence MKISRLELFMALFAIMSSVVEAGAMDKPLLTIAHCSDPHIAPDKEEYHRHFSAVIDYINKSKVDLVVITGDLVESPKEESFLLFKEYIKRFKPLVLYLPGNHDIGNKPSLEGKVTRESLFFYKKVMGEDHWHYNKNGVHLIGIDSVILNSDYPEEETQRTWLVKTLREIPPGEKILIFAHYPLFRDEPEEVPAKGNYWTIDPPARDVILYLLLRYRVAGYFCGHLHIPMSKEAKGIKFTIAPAISFSISENKEDIGFNIIKVFPDEILVETIRIKDMMEK encoded by the coding sequence ATGAAGATAAGCCGATTAGAATTGTTTATGGCGCTCTTCGCGATAATGTCATCAGTGGTTGAAGCAGGGGCTATGGATAAGCCGTTGTTAACCATTGCCCACTGCAGCGACCCTCACATCGCTCCAGATAAAGAAGAATACCATAGACATTTCTCTGCGGTTATTGATTATATCAATAAATCAAAGGTGGACCTCGTAGTCATCACGGGCGATTTAGTTGAGAGCCCCAAGGAAGAGAGCTTCCTTCTCTTCAAAGAATATATCAAAAGATTTAAGCCGTTGGTTTTATATTTGCCGGGTAATCACGATATAGGGAACAAGCCGAGCTTGGAAGGGAAAGTTACAAGGGAATCGCTTTTCTTTTATAAAAAGGTTATGGGGGAGGACCATTGGCATTACAACAAGAACGGGGTTCATCTCATAGGGATAGATAGCGTGATATTAAATAGCGATTACCCGGAGGAGGAGACGCAGAGGACTTGGCTTGTGAAGACTCTGAGGGAGATACCTCCTGGCGAGAAGATACTTATCTTCGCACATTATCCCTTGTTTCGCGATGAGCCGGAGGAGGTTCCAGCAAAGGGAAATTATTGGACAATTGACCCACCGGCAAGGGATGTGATTCTCTATTTGTTGTTAAGATACAGGGTTGCGGGTTATTTTTGTGGTCATTTGCATATCCCTATGAGCAAGGAAGCGAAGGGAATTAAATTCACTATTGCGCCGGCGATTTCTTTCAGCATTTCCGAAAATAAGGAGGACATCGGATTCAATATAATTAAAGTATTTCCCGACGAAATCCTTGTTGAGACTATTAGAATCAAGGATATGATGGAAAAATGA